A region of Lycium barbarum isolate Lr01 chromosome 3, ASM1917538v2, whole genome shotgun sequence DNA encodes the following proteins:
- the LOC132630819 gene encoding uncharacterized protein LOC132630819 translates to MGSLAHLRAGKRELAHELLQLANLGVKVIDLGDAGVTIQTIATSSLVAKVKRLQYKDPSLTHYKDTAPQKKKSPFLVTGEGVLRTTYSAEDYVKLYIKEIVRLHGVPVSIISDSGTQFAANFCRSFQESLGTQVTEQLSYEEVPIAILDR, encoded by the exons atgggtagcttagcaCACCTACGGGCTGGAAAAAGGGAGCTGGCTCATGAGCTTCTTCAGCTAGCCAATTTGGGGGTCAAAGTTATAGATTTAGGAGATGCTGGAGTTACTATTCAGACTATAGCAACATCATCCTTAGTAGCCAAGGTGAAAAGGCTCCAGTATAAAGACCCTTCCTTGACCCATTACAAGGATACAGCTCCGCaaaagaagaaatcaccattcTTGGTTACTGGAGAGGGAGTCCTCAG gactacttactctGCCGAGGATTATGTGaagctttatattaaggagatagtccgacttcatggtgttcctgtaTCCATTATCTCTGACAGTGGTACGCAGTTTGCAGCTAATTTTTGCAGATCTTTTCAGGAGAGTctggggactcag gttaccgagcaactatcatatgaagaggttcctATTGCAATCCTGGATAGATAA